The Helianthus annuus cultivar XRQ/B chromosome 16, HanXRQr2.0-SUNRISE, whole genome shotgun sequence genome includes a window with the following:
- the LOC110904702 gene encoding eukaryotic translation initiation factor 4G isoform X1, whose translation MSVNQSRSENNEPPHYRRSGRYGNPASGKSFKKVVSNAQGVQGRVTVSNPKPNGAHVQQPLRAIAGAPGDSPTGAVVKPTDASVQKSTAGLPKAPQSNVAPLNSGTTGPSTPLKGPADASKAFSLQFGSISPGVINGLQLPARTSSAPPNLDEQKLQASLDSFKAISFQNSVVPKQHSPRKDSGTIDQPREAHPISKEKKDTPSSLLGPVAAHDQKYTGSFITSIPPGVSMQTPYHQPQAHLQFGGPNPPLQVPPQVFFPGIQHHQGIAHQSQGLTFSSQMGPMNLYTNSYNAGALLPPPSGFKPLTIAQMTPGSQPLRFHNQQASKQVTVKQPVISSHAEKAVDSIDKSQISNKSKRQGQPLKDSETIGVQSSSVGVQETSKPSTFSVRISKDMSETSNRVEGLSKGFADLSASKCDNDEKSLNPTQVNGNTIKVDVEVPIAKFGGSKEQVQEVKRNQDNTVLDLNVAPLKKHVDNIDGNAILSKVKGHTTAKGKKKIKEILKNADARGTTSDLYNAYKRPEEKMETSAAAEIVENPNPSVNSTSGTSSVLSSDRAAPSKFEPDDWEDAADISTLKIDTGSKSKHHSEDDDDGMTKKYSRDFLLTFSDHCTDLPEGFKITHDITEVLVVTGVNMAREPYPNPVRGGGDRSVMGSRLDRRPSNIGLDDKWNKGSGGPMGPGWDPSRGSHGVLRTPHGQPPGQYAGGILSGPMQFPGPQLQRNNSESERWQRATGYQKGLMPSPHTPMMHKAERKYEVGKVTDEEQAKQRRLKSILNKLTPQNFEKLFDQVKQVNIDNANTLSGVIGQIFDKALMEPTFVEMYANFCSHLSVELPGFVDDNEKITFKRLLLNKCQEEFERGEREEEEANRTEEEGEIKQTEEEREEKRVKARRRMLGNIRFIGELYKKRMLTERIMHECIKKLLGFNQKNPNPDEEDIEALCKLMSTIGEMIDHPQAKEHMDAYFVMMFQLSNNMALSSRVRFMLKDAIDLRKNKWQQRRKVEGPKKIEEVHRDAAQERQAQSSRLARGPSSNPSLRRGGQPMDFGPRGSAGALSSNPQMGGGFRGYGSQDSRFDSFENRTLSVLLRPMGDEAITLGPQGGLARGMSVRGQPTNGYGGSMIRGGHGPSRDDLASRYMPERFSPRPTYDPHNIQHNNVNHGNQDTRNIGRGVFDRVLPPERARASTSPQSDSSDKILSEDRLHGMSIEAIKEFYSARDEKEVALCIKDLNAPGFHPTMISIWVTDSFERKDMDRDLLAKLLISLTKSQGILTRESLIRGLESVMSTLEDAVNDAPKAAEFLGRMLAQILLENVIPYKEVWRLIHEGGEEQGRLVELGLAAEVVGVILEIIKSEKGDPFLIGMRAASNLRVEVFRSSKTSRLDKFI comes from the exons ATGTCCGTCAATCAATCAAGAAGTGAGAACAACGAGCCGCCACACTACAGAAGATCCGGTCGATATGGTAACCCTGCTTCCGGTAAAAG CTTCAAGAAAGTGGTTAGTAATGCACAAGGAGTACAGGGTAGGGTAACTGTTTCGAATCCTAAGCCGAATGGTGCACATGTTCAGCAGCCATTAAGAG CTATTGCAGGGGCACCTGGTGATTCACCTACTGGTGCTGTTGTAAAGCCGACTGATGCATCAGTCCAGAAAAGCACTGCGGGACTGCCAAAGGCTCCACAGAGTAATGTGGCTCCTCTTAACTCTGGCACCACAGGTCCTTCTACCCCTCTTAAGG GCCCAGCTGATGCATCTAAGGCATTTTCTCTTCAATTTGGGTCTATTAGCCCCGGTGTTATAAATGGACTTCAG TTACCTGCTCGAACCAGTTCTGCCCCTCCAAATTTGGATGAGCAGAAACTCCAG GCTTCTCTTGATTCTTTTAAGGCTATATCATTTCAAAATTCAGTTGTTCCAAAGCAACACTCACCAAGGAAAGATTCTGGGACTATCGATCAGCCCCGTGAGGCCCATCCAATCTCAAAAGAGAAAAAAGACACACCTTCATCACTTCTTGGGCCCGTTGCAGCCCATGATCAGAAATATACCGGTTCCTTTATAACTTCTATCCCTCCAGGTGTTTCCATGCAAACgccatatcaccaacctcaagCACATCTTCAATTTGGTGGCCCAAATCCGCCACTGCAAGTGCCGCCACAAGTATTTTTCCCGGGAATTCAACATCATCAGGGCATCGCTCATCAAAGTCAAGGTTTGACTTTCTCGTCTCAGATGGGTCCCATGAACCTTTATACTAATTCTTACAATGCTGGTGCTCTTCTCCCCCCGCCATCTGGTTTTAAGCCATTGACTATTGCACAGATGACTCCTGGTTCTCAGCCTTTACGGTTTCATAATCAG CAAGCTTCTAAACAGGTGACAGTAAAACAACCAGTGATTAGTTCACATGCAGAAAAGGCTGTTGACTCGATAGACAAAAGCCAGATATCAAATAAAAGTAAAAGACAAGGTCAACCTCTTAAAGATTCAGAGACAATTGGTGTGCAGTCATCCTCTGTAGGAGTTCAAGAAACATCGAAGCCGTCAACGTTTTCTGTGCGAATCAGCAAGGACATGTCAGAAACTAGCAACAGAGTTGAAGGGCTTTCAAAAGGTTTTGCTGACCTGTCTGCATCCAAATGTGATAATGATGAAAAAAGCCTTAACCCTACCCAAGTTAATGGTAACACCATTAAAGTGGATGTGGAAGTGCCAATAGCTAAATTTGGGGGATCAAAAGAACAAGTTCAAGAAGTTAAACGGAATCAAGATAACACTGTTCTGGATTTAAATGTTGCACCACTGAAAAAACATGTAGATAATATCGATGGTAACGCAATATTAAGTAAGGTCAAAGGGCATACAACAGctaaagggaagaagaaaataaaagaaatctTGAAAAATGCTGATGCTCGTGGAACAACTTCCGATCTCTATAACGCTTATAAACGTCCTGAAGAAAAGATGGAAACTTCTGCTGCTGCTGAAATTGTTGAAAACCCAAACCCATCCGTTAATTCTACTTCTGGAACAAGCTCCGTTTTGTCTTCTGATCGTGCTGCACCCTCCAAATTTGAGCCTGATGATTGGGAGGATGCTGCGGACATCTCTACTCTTAAAATTGACACAGGTTCGAAATCGAAACATCACagtgaggatgatgatgatggaatGACTAAAAAGTATTCCAGAGACTTTCTACTGACATTTTCTGATCACTGTACTGATCTTCCAGAAGGTTTTAAGATTACACATGATATAACTGAAGTGTTGGTAGTAACGGGTGTCAACATGGCTCGTGAACCGTACCCTAACCCGGTTAGAGGCGGTGGTGACAGGTCAGTGATGGGATCACGGCTAGACCGTCGGCCAAGTAACATTGGTCTTGATGACAAATGGAATAAGGGGTCAGGAGGACCCATGGGTCCAGGGTGGGACCCATCAAGAGGGAGTCATGGTGTGTTGAGGACCCCACACGGTCAGCCACCTGGTCAATATGCTGGTGGCATTCTGTCCGGACCAATGCAGTTCCCTGGTCCACAGTTGCAACGTAATAACTCTGAGTCAGAGAGGTGGCAACGGGCTACTGGTTATCAAAAGGGCTTGATGCCATCTCCTCACACCCCGATGATGCATAAAGCCGAAAGGAAGTATGAAGTTGGTAAAGTAACAGATGAGGAACAAGCAAAACAAAGACGATTGAAAAGTATTCTAAATAAGTTGACCCCACAAAACTTTGAGAAACTGTTCGatcaagtcaaacaagtcaataTTGACAACGCGAATACTCTGTCTGGTGTGATTGGTCAGATATTTGATAAGGCTTTAATGGAGCCGACGTTTGTTGAAATGTATGCCAATTTTTGTTCTCACTTATCCGTAGAATTGCCTGGTTTTGTTGACGATAACGAGAAGATTACTTTCAAGAGATTATTATTGAATAAATGTCAAGAGGAATTTGAAagaggagaaagagaagaagaagaagcgaATAGAACTGAAGAAGAAGGCGAGATTAAGCAGACGGAAGAAGAACGagaagaaaaacgagtgaaggcACGTAGACGTATGTTGGGTAATATAAGATTTATTGGTGAGTTATACAAAAAAAGAATGTTAACAGAAAGAATCATGCATGAATGCATAAAGAAACTGTTAGGTTTTAATCAGAAGAATCCTAACCCTGATGAGGAAGATATCGAGGCGTTGTGCAAATTAATGAGTACAATCGGGGAGATGATTGATCACCCACAAGCTAAAGAACACATGGATGCTTATTTTGTTATGATGTTTCAGCTATCAAATAACATGGCGCTTTCTTCTAGAGTCAGGTTCATGTTAAAAGACGCAATTGACCTTAGAAAGAACAAATGGCAGCAAAGAAGGAAGGTTGAAGGTCCAAAAAAGATCGAAGAGGTGCACCGAGATGCTGCTCAAGAACGCCAGGCCCAATCTAGCAGACTGGCCCGTGGGCCTAGTTCTAACCCCTCACTTAGGAGAGGGGGTCAACCCATGGACTTTGGACCAAGAGGGTCAGCAGGTGCTTTATCTTCCAACCCTCAAATGGGTGGTGGTTTTCGTGGTTATGGCAGTCAAGATTCAAGATTTGACTCTTTTGAGAATAGGACTTTATCGGTTCTGTTGAGACCCATGGGCGATGAGGCTATAACCCTCGGGCCACAAGGTGGTCTAGCCAGAGGGATGTCTGTTAGGGGTCAACCAACTAATGGTTATGGTGGTTCCATGATACGAGGGGGTCATGGTCCATCACGTGATGATCTAGCTTCAAGATACATGCCTGAAAGGTTCTCACCTCGACCAACTTATGACCCACACAATATACAACACAACAACGTGAACCATGGGAACCAAGACACCAGGAATATAGGGCGTGGTGTGTTTGACCGAGTTTTaccacctgaacgggctcgtgcgTCTACTTCCCCACAAAGTGATTCTTCAGATAAAATCTTGTCAGAAGATCGCTTGCATGGTATGTCCATTGAGGCCATTAAAGAATTTTACAG TGCGAGAGATGAAAAGGAGGTTGCTTTGTGCATCAAAGATCTGAATGCACCAGGGTTTCATCCAACAATGATATCCATTTGGGTGACTGATTCTTTTGAGAGGAAAGATATGGATCGTGATTTACTTGCTAAACTTCTCATCAGTCTTACAAAATCTCAAGGAATCCTTACTCGGGAGTCCCTTATTAGAGG ATTGGAATCTGTTATGTCAACACTGGAGGATGCAGTGAACGACGCACCAAAAGCAGCAGAATTTCTTGGGCGCATGCTTGCACAAATACTTTTAGAAAACGTGATCCCGTATAAAGAAGTTTGGCGTTTGATACATGAAGGCGGTGAAGAGCAAGGGCGGCTGGTGGAACTAGGTCTTGCAGCCGAGGTTGTTGGAGTCATTCTTGAGATCATTAAATCAGAAAAAGGTGACCCCTTTTTGATCGGAATGCGTGCAGCTTCTAATCTTCGCGTAGAGGTTTTTCGTTCATCCAAAACATCAAGATTAGATAAGTTTATTTAG
- the LOC110904702 gene encoding eukaryotic translation initiation factor 4G isoform X2: MSVNQSRSENNEPPHYRRSGRYGNPASGKSFKKVVSNAQGVQGRVTVSNPKPNGAHVQQPLRAIAGAPGDSPTGAVVKPTDASVQKSTAGLPKAPQSNVAPLNSGTTGPSTPLKGPADASKAFSLQFGSISPGVINGLQLPARTSSAPPNLDEQKLQASLDSFKAISFQNSVVPKQHSPRKDSGTIDQPREAHPISKEKKDTPSSLLGPVAAHDQKYTGSFITSIPPGVSMQTPYHQPQAHLQFGGPNPPLQVPPQVFFPGIQHHQGIAHQSQGLTFSSQMGPMNLYTNSYNAGALLPPPSGFKPLTIAQMTPGSQPLRFHNQASKQVTVKQPVISSHAEKAVDSIDKSQISNKSKRQGQPLKDSETIGVQSSSVGVQETSKPSTFSVRISKDMSETSNRVEGLSKGFADLSASKCDNDEKSLNPTQVNGNTIKVDVEVPIAKFGGSKEQVQEVKRNQDNTVLDLNVAPLKKHVDNIDGNAILSKVKGHTTAKGKKKIKEILKNADARGTTSDLYNAYKRPEEKMETSAAAEIVENPNPSVNSTSGTSSVLSSDRAAPSKFEPDDWEDAADISTLKIDTGSKSKHHSEDDDDGMTKKYSRDFLLTFSDHCTDLPEGFKITHDITEVLVVTGVNMAREPYPNPVRGGGDRSVMGSRLDRRPSNIGLDDKWNKGSGGPMGPGWDPSRGSHGVLRTPHGQPPGQYAGGILSGPMQFPGPQLQRNNSESERWQRATGYQKGLMPSPHTPMMHKAERKYEVGKVTDEEQAKQRRLKSILNKLTPQNFEKLFDQVKQVNIDNANTLSGVIGQIFDKALMEPTFVEMYANFCSHLSVELPGFVDDNEKITFKRLLLNKCQEEFERGEREEEEANRTEEEGEIKQTEEEREEKRVKARRRMLGNIRFIGELYKKRMLTERIMHECIKKLLGFNQKNPNPDEEDIEALCKLMSTIGEMIDHPQAKEHMDAYFVMMFQLSNNMALSSRVRFMLKDAIDLRKNKWQQRRKVEGPKKIEEVHRDAAQERQAQSSRLARGPSSNPSLRRGGQPMDFGPRGSAGALSSNPQMGGGFRGYGSQDSRFDSFENRTLSVLLRPMGDEAITLGPQGGLARGMSVRGQPTNGYGGSMIRGGHGPSRDDLASRYMPERFSPRPTYDPHNIQHNNVNHGNQDTRNIGRGVFDRVLPPERARASTSPQSDSSDKILSEDRLHGMSIEAIKEFYSARDEKEVALCIKDLNAPGFHPTMISIWVTDSFERKDMDRDLLAKLLISLTKSQGILTRESLIRGLESVMSTLEDAVNDAPKAAEFLGRMLAQILLENVIPYKEVWRLIHEGGEEQGRLVELGLAAEVVGVILEIIKSEKGDPFLIGMRAASNLRVEVFRSSKTSRLDKFI; this comes from the exons ATGTCCGTCAATCAATCAAGAAGTGAGAACAACGAGCCGCCACACTACAGAAGATCCGGTCGATATGGTAACCCTGCTTCCGGTAAAAG CTTCAAGAAAGTGGTTAGTAATGCACAAGGAGTACAGGGTAGGGTAACTGTTTCGAATCCTAAGCCGAATGGTGCACATGTTCAGCAGCCATTAAGAG CTATTGCAGGGGCACCTGGTGATTCACCTACTGGTGCTGTTGTAAAGCCGACTGATGCATCAGTCCAGAAAAGCACTGCGGGACTGCCAAAGGCTCCACAGAGTAATGTGGCTCCTCTTAACTCTGGCACCACAGGTCCTTCTACCCCTCTTAAGG GCCCAGCTGATGCATCTAAGGCATTTTCTCTTCAATTTGGGTCTATTAGCCCCGGTGTTATAAATGGACTTCAG TTACCTGCTCGAACCAGTTCTGCCCCTCCAAATTTGGATGAGCAGAAACTCCAG GCTTCTCTTGATTCTTTTAAGGCTATATCATTTCAAAATTCAGTTGTTCCAAAGCAACACTCACCAAGGAAAGATTCTGGGACTATCGATCAGCCCCGTGAGGCCCATCCAATCTCAAAAGAGAAAAAAGACACACCTTCATCACTTCTTGGGCCCGTTGCAGCCCATGATCAGAAATATACCGGTTCCTTTATAACTTCTATCCCTCCAGGTGTTTCCATGCAAACgccatatcaccaacctcaagCACATCTTCAATTTGGTGGCCCAAATCCGCCACTGCAAGTGCCGCCACAAGTATTTTTCCCGGGAATTCAACATCATCAGGGCATCGCTCATCAAAGTCAAGGTTTGACTTTCTCGTCTCAGATGGGTCCCATGAACCTTTATACTAATTCTTACAATGCTGGTGCTCTTCTCCCCCCGCCATCTGGTTTTAAGCCATTGACTATTGCACAGATGACTCCTGGTTCTCAGCCTTTACGGTTTCATAATCAGG CTTCTAAACAGGTGACAGTAAAACAACCAGTGATTAGTTCACATGCAGAAAAGGCTGTTGACTCGATAGACAAAAGCCAGATATCAAATAAAAGTAAAAGACAAGGTCAACCTCTTAAAGATTCAGAGACAATTGGTGTGCAGTCATCCTCTGTAGGAGTTCAAGAAACATCGAAGCCGTCAACGTTTTCTGTGCGAATCAGCAAGGACATGTCAGAAACTAGCAACAGAGTTGAAGGGCTTTCAAAAGGTTTTGCTGACCTGTCTGCATCCAAATGTGATAATGATGAAAAAAGCCTTAACCCTACCCAAGTTAATGGTAACACCATTAAAGTGGATGTGGAAGTGCCAATAGCTAAATTTGGGGGATCAAAAGAACAAGTTCAAGAAGTTAAACGGAATCAAGATAACACTGTTCTGGATTTAAATGTTGCACCACTGAAAAAACATGTAGATAATATCGATGGTAACGCAATATTAAGTAAGGTCAAAGGGCATACAACAGctaaagggaagaagaaaataaaagaaatctTGAAAAATGCTGATGCTCGTGGAACAACTTCCGATCTCTATAACGCTTATAAACGTCCTGAAGAAAAGATGGAAACTTCTGCTGCTGCTGAAATTGTTGAAAACCCAAACCCATCCGTTAATTCTACTTCTGGAACAAGCTCCGTTTTGTCTTCTGATCGTGCTGCACCCTCCAAATTTGAGCCTGATGATTGGGAGGATGCTGCGGACATCTCTACTCTTAAAATTGACACAGGTTCGAAATCGAAACATCACagtgaggatgatgatgatggaatGACTAAAAAGTATTCCAGAGACTTTCTACTGACATTTTCTGATCACTGTACTGATCTTCCAGAAGGTTTTAAGATTACACATGATATAACTGAAGTGTTGGTAGTAACGGGTGTCAACATGGCTCGTGAACCGTACCCTAACCCGGTTAGAGGCGGTGGTGACAGGTCAGTGATGGGATCACGGCTAGACCGTCGGCCAAGTAACATTGGTCTTGATGACAAATGGAATAAGGGGTCAGGAGGACCCATGGGTCCAGGGTGGGACCCATCAAGAGGGAGTCATGGTGTGTTGAGGACCCCACACGGTCAGCCACCTGGTCAATATGCTGGTGGCATTCTGTCCGGACCAATGCAGTTCCCTGGTCCACAGTTGCAACGTAATAACTCTGAGTCAGAGAGGTGGCAACGGGCTACTGGTTATCAAAAGGGCTTGATGCCATCTCCTCACACCCCGATGATGCATAAAGCCGAAAGGAAGTATGAAGTTGGTAAAGTAACAGATGAGGAACAAGCAAAACAAAGACGATTGAAAAGTATTCTAAATAAGTTGACCCCACAAAACTTTGAGAAACTGTTCGatcaagtcaaacaagtcaataTTGACAACGCGAATACTCTGTCTGGTGTGATTGGTCAGATATTTGATAAGGCTTTAATGGAGCCGACGTTTGTTGAAATGTATGCCAATTTTTGTTCTCACTTATCCGTAGAATTGCCTGGTTTTGTTGACGATAACGAGAAGATTACTTTCAAGAGATTATTATTGAATAAATGTCAAGAGGAATTTGAAagaggagaaagagaagaagaagaagcgaATAGAACTGAAGAAGAAGGCGAGATTAAGCAGACGGAAGAAGAACGagaagaaaaacgagtgaaggcACGTAGACGTATGTTGGGTAATATAAGATTTATTGGTGAGTTATACAAAAAAAGAATGTTAACAGAAAGAATCATGCATGAATGCATAAAGAAACTGTTAGGTTTTAATCAGAAGAATCCTAACCCTGATGAGGAAGATATCGAGGCGTTGTGCAAATTAATGAGTACAATCGGGGAGATGATTGATCACCCACAAGCTAAAGAACACATGGATGCTTATTTTGTTATGATGTTTCAGCTATCAAATAACATGGCGCTTTCTTCTAGAGTCAGGTTCATGTTAAAAGACGCAATTGACCTTAGAAAGAACAAATGGCAGCAAAGAAGGAAGGTTGAAGGTCCAAAAAAGATCGAAGAGGTGCACCGAGATGCTGCTCAAGAACGCCAGGCCCAATCTAGCAGACTGGCCCGTGGGCCTAGTTCTAACCCCTCACTTAGGAGAGGGGGTCAACCCATGGACTTTGGACCAAGAGGGTCAGCAGGTGCTTTATCTTCCAACCCTCAAATGGGTGGTGGTTTTCGTGGTTATGGCAGTCAAGATTCAAGATTTGACTCTTTTGAGAATAGGACTTTATCGGTTCTGTTGAGACCCATGGGCGATGAGGCTATAACCCTCGGGCCACAAGGTGGTCTAGCCAGAGGGATGTCTGTTAGGGGTCAACCAACTAATGGTTATGGTGGTTCCATGATACGAGGGGGTCATGGTCCATCACGTGATGATCTAGCTTCAAGATACATGCCTGAAAGGTTCTCACCTCGACCAACTTATGACCCACACAATATACAACACAACAACGTGAACCATGGGAACCAAGACACCAGGAATATAGGGCGTGGTGTGTTTGACCGAGTTTTaccacctgaacgggctcgtgcgTCTACTTCCCCACAAAGTGATTCTTCAGATAAAATCTTGTCAGAAGATCGCTTGCATGGTATGTCCATTGAGGCCATTAAAGAATTTTACAG TGCGAGAGATGAAAAGGAGGTTGCTTTGTGCATCAAAGATCTGAATGCACCAGGGTTTCATCCAACAATGATATCCATTTGGGTGACTGATTCTTTTGAGAGGAAAGATATGGATCGTGATTTACTTGCTAAACTTCTCATCAGTCTTACAAAATCTCAAGGAATCCTTACTCGGGAGTCCCTTATTAGAGG ATTGGAATCTGTTATGTCAACACTGGAGGATGCAGTGAACGACGCACCAAAAGCAGCAGAATTTCTTGGGCGCATGCTTGCACAAATACTTTTAGAAAACGTGATCCCGTATAAAGAAGTTTGGCGTTTGATACATGAAGGCGGTGAAGAGCAAGGGCGGCTGGTGGAACTAGGTCTTGCAGCCGAGGTTGTTGGAGTCATTCTTGAGATCATTAAATCAGAAAAAGGTGACCCCTTTTTGATCGGAATGCGTGCAGCTTCTAATCTTCGCGTAGAGGTTTTTCGTTCATCCAAAACATCAAGATTAGATAAGTTTATTTAG